DNA sequence from the Methylacidiphilum kamchatkense Kam1 genome:
TGGCTGTAAGGCTCTTGCTGAGGAGCTTTTAGTTGGTACCTCTTGTTATATTTGGAGATTGCGTATGCCATTTCACTGGCAGGATCATCCCAAAAATTATCTTTCTAAGCTTTTGTTTTATTCCCGTTTATTGGATGCTCGGAACTCTCTTTCTGAAATCGAAGAGTTTGTAAGAGCTTCATTTGAATGTTGGGAAAAGAGACTACCCTTTGGCATCTATCACATCACCAATACAGGATCGATAACCACCAGAGAGATCGTTGAAAAAATCCTTGCTTCTCCATTAGGTAAAAAGCTCAGAAACAAAGGGAAGCAATTTCTTTTTTTGAGAACGAAAAAGAATTTTTAAAGCATGTCAAAGCTCCAAGATCAAACTGTGTGCTTGATAATTCGAAGCTACTAAGTTGTGGGATACAAATCAGGAACATCGAAGAAGCTTTGGAAGAAGATCTTTTGAAATGGCAAGAAAGCTCCTGCCAATAAAAGTTGAGAGGTCAATGTGGAAGAAAAAAATAGTTGTGAAGTTCCATTCATGGATTTAAGGAGAATGCTCAGCCTTGAAAAAAAGGGCATCGAACAGGCTTTCTCTCGTGTTTTTGAAAGTGGAAGATATATTCTTGGTCAGGAAGTGCGGAGCTTCGAACAATCAGTTGCAAGGTATCTAAATGTAAAACATTGCATTGGAGTTTCTTCGGGAAGCGATGCTCTTTTGTTAGCGCTTATGGCTTTCGGGGTAAAGGCTGGAGATGAAGTAATATGTCCAGTCTTTACCTTTTTTGCAACAGCTAGTTCTGTTGCGAGGACTGGAGCAAAACCAGTCTTTGCAGATGTTTGTCCAGGCTGCTTTCAGCTTTCTCCTTCCGAAACACAAGCAAGGATCAGTTCCAATACCCAGGGGATAATCCCTGTTCACCTTTTTGGACAGTGTGCCGACATGGAAGGATTCAAAGCAATCGAAGAAAAAAAGCATCTTTTTCTTATAGAAGATAGCGCTCAGGCATTCGGTGCTTCGATTGGTAATAAGAAAGCAGGGACTTTCGGTTCGGTAGGGTGTTTTTCTTTTTCCCTACTAAAAATTTGGCTGCTTTTGGCGAAGCTGGTTTAGTCTCTACCTCTTCAGATGACATAGCCACCAAAATCCAGGCTTTAAGAGTCCATGGTTCTTCAAAAGAGAAATATTCCCATGAATGGCTTGGCGGTAATTTCAGAATGGATGAGATGCAAGCCGCTTTCCTCAGTGTGAGACTGGCCGCTGTCGATAGTCTTATTGCTCAAAGAATAAAAAACGCGCAATTGTATGAGAAAGCTTTCCTTTCTTCAGGAGTTGCCATAAAATGCCCCGATCCTTGTCTTTGTCAGACAAGGCAACAGGAGGAAAAATCTAGTTGGTTAGAAAAAGAGTGGGGTTATCCCATTTTCCTGCCGAATAGGGTTCGTGGCACCCACACGTTCAACCAGTATGTCATCAGGGTAAAAAAGATAGGGACAGGCTCAGAAATTATTTGAGGGAGCAGAGGATCCAAACAGAAATCTATTATCCTATTCCTTTGCATCTGCAACCCTGTTTTTCTTTCCTTGGTTATAGGAAAGGGGATTTTCCTATAGCTGAAAAGCTTTCAGAGGAAGTTCTAGCTTTGCCTATTTTCCCCGGACTCCGTGAAGAAGAAATTGAAAGGGTTGTAGAAACCATTCGTCAGTTCTATGCTCAGAAAAAGAACAGAAAAAACGCTATAAATTAGGTCTAAAAACAAACGTTTTGAACTTGTAAAGGAAACTTTTTTGTCATAATCATGGAACTTAAATGCCGTGAAAAATCTTCTTTTGCCATTCTTTTCTTTCTTTCCAAAGCTTGTGGCAAAAATTACAAAAAAAGGGCCGTTTTTCATAGTTTTAGCAGGCCTGTTGATAACCTTTCCTCTCTCCGCTTTTGCCCAGTATTCAGATGAAACGGAAAGCGAAGAAGAACAGCAAAAGGTTCCTCCTGGACAGATTCCTGTGGAAATTACTGCTGAAGAAACACACTTTGTGGGCAACATTGCCGTTGCTAAGGGCAATGCAGTGGCACATTATGGGGCAACAGATATTTATGCAGATGAGATAAGCTATGATTCGGTAAAAAGGGAAGTCATTGCCGATGGCAATGCCAGGGTTTATACCGAAAAAAGGGTCTTTAGAGCTTCTCATATCGTCTATAATTTGGATACGAAGGCCATAACTGCTCTAAATTGGAGCCTCTTTGATACTCCTCTTTTATCCTCCGGTCAAACACTTACCACTCCTGAAGAGGATCATTATCATGTGGAAAATGGCATGTTTACAGTAGAGAATAGAGAGCATCCCTATTTCCAAACAAAAGCCAAAACGATTGATATTTATGCGAATGATAAGATAGTGATGAAAAACGTCACGGTTTATATGGGTAAGATTCCAGTGCTATGGCTTCCAGTTGTCAGTCAGCCTTTGAATAGTGAAGAAAGCAGTTACAATATTATCCCTGGGGAACGCTCTTATTGGGGATGGTTTGTCACTTTTACCTATAACTATAAATTTAGTGAAAAAGCGGCAGCGACTTTTCAACTTGACTATAGGTCCTTAAGAGGCCCTGCTGGTGGAGCCATTCTCAAGTTCATCCCTAGTGAAGGAGGAATGGGATTCTTGAGAACCTATTATGCCAACGATTTCGACTTTCAGCTTAATCCGACATCTATTCCAAGGTTTGATGTGGGGCCAAATCGAGGGATGTTTAATCTGGCTATGAAGATGCCTTTGACTCAAGAATTTACTCTTTCTACAGATTTAAATTATTGGACGGATCCCTATGTACTAGAGGATTTTCTTTGGAATACCTATATGTATAATCGACAGCCTGACAATGTGGCTTGGCTGAATTATTATAATCCTAATTTTACAGCAGATCTTCTTGTCAGAGATAATTTAATGCCCTTTTTTAATTCTATAAACAGATTGCCTGAACTATCAATTTTAACGAACCGAACGCGAATTTTCAATACCCCAATTGCCTATCAATCCCGGTATAGTGTAGTCAATTTCGAGCAGCAATTTTCAAACCTGAATTTTACTCCGGGCAATATATTCGGCCTTTTTTATCCATGGCAGCCTCTTAATCGTTTTCTTTTTCCTCTAGCGAGGACTCAAACCTTAACGCCCGCCCAACTCCTGGCTCTCCCTCCGCCGTACTTTCTAAGTAATTATGGAGGGTACCGTTGGGATACCTATCAGGAATTGAGCTATCCGAAAGAATATTTCCATTGGCTTTCAGTGACTCCAAGAATCGGATTTGAAGGGACTTATTGGAGTGATCAAAATGTGTTAAGTGCCGTTCCTACGGCTAGTCGATTGGATTTTAGTAGGGCCCTGTTTGTAGCAGGCCTTGAAAGTTCCTTTAAGCTGTCGAAAGTTTGGGAAAATGTGGACATCCCTTTACTAGGGATTCATGGGATACGACATGTCGTTCAGC
Encoded proteins:
- a CDS encoding LPS-assembly protein LptD; this translates as MKNLLLPFFSFFPKLVAKITKKGPFFIVLAGLLITFPLSAFAQYSDETESEEEQQKVPPGQIPVEITAEETHFVGNIAVAKGNAVAHYGATDIYADEISYDSVKREVIADGNARVYTEKRVFRASHIVYNLDTKAITALNWSLFDTPLLSSGQTLTTPEEDHYHVENGMFTVENREHPYFQTKAKTIDIYANDKIVMKNVTVYMGKIPVLWLPVVSQPLNSEESSYNIIPGERSYWGWFVTFTYNYKFSEKAAATFQLDYRSLRGPAGGAILKFIPSEGGMGFLRTYYANDFDFQLNPTSIPRFDVGPNRGMFNLAMKMPLTQEFTLSTDLNYWTDPYVLEDFLWNTYMYNRQPDNVAWLNYYNPNFTADLLVRDNLMPFFNSINRLPELSILTNRTRIFNTPIAYQSRYSVVNFEQQFSNLNFTPGNIFGLFYPWQPLNRFLFPLARTQTLTPAQLLALPPPYFLSNYGGYRWDTYQELSYPKEYFHWLSVTPRIGFEGTYWSDQNVLSAVPTASRLDFSRALFVAGLESSFKLSKVWENVDIPLLGIHGIRHVVQPFMNFQYIPNPYDNPYQVLGFDNFLPTITPPVINLMNYPSIDSLFGMTYLRSGIRQRIQTKRDGSTYNLAEFTAFVDANWDRKYNQLLIPMSDTVDEVYGVVDINPVPWFNLHSDIALPTADLGYTNWTTAVTYQFHRANDLTLGYSYLNNVEVPVSFLTIPLTATFPAVGPTGALSLNGSLLNAYQQAFIGQQNTVFISDFWRINKDWQVMGMLTYQGTGGYIPFENFTIYRDLQDWVFSFNFQNIMFPGSPSIQMYYIALTLKAFPSLKVDYGWGSGM